A single region of the Insulibacter thermoxylanivorax genome encodes:
- the cysE gene encoding serine O-acetyltransferase, producing MFRRIREDIQAVFDNDPAARNWFEVVFTYSGLHAIWAHRIAHWFYKKRMYTIARIISQISRFFTGIEIHPGAKIGRRLFIDHGMGVVIGETCEIGDDVIIFQGVTLGGTGKEKGKRHPTIGNNVVIASGAKVLGSFKVGDHSRIGSNAVVLQEVPPNSTVVGIPGRVVRLNGERVDPLDHGNLRDPLADTIKDLQRQVAELKDEIRRLQEIKGNDDGGKMTNDH from the coding sequence ATGTTTCGCAGGATTCGTGAAGATATCCAAGCCGTATTCGACAACGACCCGGCAGCGCGCAACTGGTTCGAGGTTGTCTTCACTTACTCGGGTTTGCATGCGATCTGGGCTCATCGCATCGCACATTGGTTTTATAAGAAGAGAATGTATACCATAGCCAGGATCATCTCGCAGATCAGCCGTTTCTTCACAGGCATCGAGATCCATCCCGGAGCGAAGATCGGCAGAAGATTATTCATCGACCACGGCATGGGCGTCGTCATCGGGGAAACTTGTGAGATCGGGGATGACGTGATCATCTTCCAAGGCGTGACGCTTGGCGGTACCGGCAAGGAGAAGGGCAAGAGGCATCCGACCATCGGCAATAATGTGGTGATCGCATCCGGCGCCAAGGTTCTGGGTTCCTTCAAGGTCGGCGACCATTCACGGATCGGTTCCAATGCCGTTGTACTGCAAGAGGTGCCGCCGAACAGCACCGTCGTGGGCATCCCGGGGCGTGTGGTGCGGTTGAACGGCGAGCGTGTGGATCCCTTGGATCACGGCAATCTGCGTGACCCCTTAGCGGATACGATCAAGGACCTGCAGCGGCAGGTGGCAGAACTCAAGGATGAGATCAGACGATTGCAAGAGATAAAGGGCAACGATGACGGAGGTAAGATGACTAATGACCATTAA